The Allofrancisella frigidaquae genome has a segment encoding these proteins:
- the pgsC gene encoding poly-gamma-glutamate biosynthesis protein PgsC: protein MDPLTLSIGIGLIVGLVFVSLLGLSTGGMVVPGYFALEMGAPDRVILTIVISIVIFGIVRLMSKFMIIYGRRRIAITVLLSFILGTICNSILSEYMTSSFYFDNIKVIGYIIPGLITLSIDRQGLIETIGSLLIASVIIRLLLIVLIGPQIVGI, encoded by the coding sequence ATGGATCCATTAACTCTCTCTATAGGGATAGGTTTGATTGTTGGACTAGTCTTTGTGTCACTTTTAGGTTTATCTACAGGTGGTATGGTTGTGCCAGGTTATTTTGCTTTAGAAATGGGGGCACCAGATAGAGTCATATTGACTATAGTTATTTCGATAGTGATTTTTGGAATAGTTAGGTTGATGTCTAAATTTATGATTATTTATGGTAGAAGAAGAATTGCTATTACAGTACTTTTATCTTTTATATTAGGGACTATATGTAATAGTATATTGTCTGAATATATGACTTCTAGTTTTTATTTCGATAATATAAAAGTTATAGGTTATATTATACCTGGCCTTATTACTTTATCTATAGATAGACAAGGTCTTATTGAGACTATAGGTTCATTATTAATAGCGTCTGTTATTATTCGTTTGTTACTGATAGTGTTGATTGGCCCTCAAATAGTAGGAATATAA
- a CDS encoding cation:proton antiporter, with protein MGLDIFPLKSPVDIFGVILLIIFTSSLLSRFLRLPNIISLIIAGVIIGPYGFNILDQSLAVTIFAKTGLIYIMFLAGFELDVTDFRTNKNKIIAFGSLTFLIPFILGFIVFSYFFNFSFQSAVLTAVIFSTHTLIAYPLITNFPKKNIISVVVGGTVITDTIVLFILAFFTNIKHQFINVTIWSVLFTLALYFITFILVIFILVPFISRVFLNRFSNQKSLVYIFVLLIVFASAIFAESMGMDIIIGAFFAGLVLSNFSNKIEIVKQDIYFIGNTLFIPVFLISIGMMFDYKIIFKMGLTLTFSFIVVAIFSKWLVAKLVKIMFNFKNEDQIIIFGLSSSHAAAALAVALIGYNIGVLNIYILNSTILLILISCLLSSLIISKMMKKYG; from the coding sequence ATGGGGTTAGATATTTTTCCTTTAAAATCTCCAGTTGATATTTTTGGAGTTATACTTTTAATAATTTTTACTTCGAGTCTTTTATCTAGGTTTTTGAGATTACCTAATATAATTAGTTTAATAATTGCTGGAGTTATAATTGGACCTTATGGTTTTAATATTCTTGACCAAAGTTTAGCAGTAACTATATTTGCAAAAACAGGTTTAATATACATTATGTTTTTAGCTGGATTTGAGCTTGATGTTACAGATTTTAGAACTAATAAAAATAAGATTATTGCTTTTGGGTCGCTTACCTTTTTAATCCCTTTTATTTTGGGTTTTATAGTATTTAGTTACTTTTTTAATTTTAGTTTTCAATCTGCAGTTTTAACAGCGGTTATATTTTCAACTCACACATTAATAGCGTATCCTTTAATAACTAATTTCCCGAAGAAAAATATAATTTCAGTAGTTGTTGGTGGAACGGTGATTACAGATACTATAGTACTTTTTATATTAGCATTTTTTACTAACATAAAGCATCAATTTATTAATGTTACTATATGGTCAGTGCTTTTTACTTTAGCACTCTATTTTATAACATTCATATTAGTAATTTTTATTTTAGTCCCTTTTATTTCTAGAGTTTTTTTAAATAGGTTTTCAAACCAGAAAAGCTTAGTGTATATATTCGTTTTATTAATAGTTTTTGCTTCAGCGATCTTTGCTGAGAGTATGGGTATGGATATTATTATTGGAGCATTCTTTGCTGGTTTGGTTTTAAGTAATTTCTCAAATAAAATTGAAATAGTCAAACAAGACATATATTTTATTGGTAATACGCTTTTTATCCCGGTATTTTTAATAAGTATAGGAATGATGTTTGATTATAAAATTATTTTTAAGATGGGGTTGACCTTAACATTTTCTTTTATTGTAGTGGCGATATTTAGTAAATGGTTGGTCGCTAAATTGGTAAAAATTATGTTTAACTTTAAAAACGAAGATCAGATTATTATATTCGGTTTAAGCAGCTCTCATGCTGCAGCTGCTCTGGCTGTTGCATTGATAGGTTATAATATTGGCGTCCTTAATATATATATACTTAATAGTACTATACTTTTGATATTAATAAGCTGTCTGTTATCTTCATTAATTATTTCAAAAATGATGAAAAAATATGGTTAA
- the murG gene encoding undecaprenyldiphospho-muramoylpentapeptide beta-N-acetylglucosaminyltransferase: protein MDNLSNKNIIIAAGGTGGHIYPAMAVAVLLNENGANITWVGTPNSMEAKLVAGVFDIRYIKTTGIRRKGFVKKLLFPMKLAISTLKAYKVLKDTKADLVIGFGGYVSGPVCLAAKLKKVPIIIHEQNAKIGLTNRVLAKLADKICLAFDIDNIKNYFNSKQLARTKIVGNPVRKDILNLNNLEKNFSHPELRILVLGGSQGAKAINDIIPKLILESKKHNINIKVWHQTGASLFEQTHANYANIPQENIKEISAFIVDMAAAYKWADLVICRAGALTVSECAIAGLPTIFIPFPSAVDDHQFFNAQIIVKSNAGFCIRQDQIDLEKLISIIKPLTEDRSKLKNLSNNAKKALIKNSSEQILECVKEVLC, encoded by the coding sequence ATGGATAATTTGAGCAATAAAAATATTATAATTGCTGCTGGTGGCACTGGAGGGCATATTTACCCTGCTATGGCTGTTGCGGTGCTTCTTAATGAAAATGGAGCTAATATAACTTGGGTTGGTACACCTAACAGTATGGAAGCAAAGCTAGTAGCCGGTGTATTTGATATTAGATACATTAAAACTACTGGAATTAGAAGAAAAGGCTTTGTAAAAAAACTCTTATTCCCTATGAAATTAGCTATTAGCACCTTAAAAGCTTACAAAGTCTTAAAAGACACAAAAGCAGATTTAGTTATAGGGTTTGGTGGATATGTATCTGGTCCGGTATGTTTAGCAGCAAAACTAAAAAAGGTTCCTATAATTATCCATGAGCAAAATGCTAAAATCGGACTTACAAATAGGGTTTTAGCAAAATTAGCAGATAAAATATGTCTAGCATTTGATATTGATAATATAAAAAACTACTTTAATTCTAAACAGCTAGCAAGAACAAAAATCGTTGGTAACCCAGTAAGAAAAGATATTCTAAACCTTAACAACCTAGAAAAAAACTTCTCTCATCCAGAACTAAGGATTTTAGTACTAGGTGGTAGTCAAGGTGCAAAAGCTATAAATGATATTATACCTAAACTAATATTAGAATCTAAAAAGCATAATATAAATATTAAAGTGTGGCATCAAACAGGAGCCTCTTTGTTTGAGCAAACACATGCTAATTATGCTAATATACCTCAAGAAAACATCAAAGAAATTTCTGCATTTATAGTTGATATGGCAGCAGCATATAAATGGGCAGATTTAGTGATTTGTCGAGCCGGCGCTCTTACAGTATCTGAATGTGCTATTGCCGGGTTACCAACTATATTTATACCATTTCCGTCTGCAGTTGATGACCATCAGTTTTTTAATGCTCAAATTATTGTAAAAAGTAATGCTGGTTTTTGTATTAGACAAGATCAGATAGATTTAGAAAAATTAATAAGTATAATTAAACCCCTAACTGAAGATCGTAGTAAGTTAAAAAACTTATCAAATAATGCAAAAAAAGCATTGATAAAGAACTCTAGTGAACAGATATTAGAATGTGTGAAAGAAGTTTTATGTTAA
- the pgsW gene encoding poly-gamma-glutamate system protein: MKNMYWHRKYLSRYIILFLSAFMIISLYIVEKNLVIETKGYTQKLQAAETSSQAFKLTQNFFMSKGYLCKGVGDVTCTGLVGLSMTEITTDSGDLYSKRSSVNPNIAAIFVSWLNELDLKKGDLVAVQETGSYPALDIAMLSAIKTLELKPLIIFSAGSSQYGANRPNFTWLDIYHNLVEKGMFDYPILGATLGGSRDNGYGMTPSAILKLNDAIKRNGYETINVPYKDATNTSVETRLKMYKEAAGDEKIKAYINVGGNMASIGLKQIKPESEKEDKDNKEKSANTKSNEQEDRFVKLHSFPSGVVKDLPTEYKNINSVAVNFLKEGIPVVNIRDINSSIIKKYGLAYNPIGVIPPGQGAAFSQKNYNSTLAIILLIIDISLVVGMAIISRKYLISYKTK, translated from the coding sequence ATGAAAAATATGTATTGGCATCGTAAATATTTGTCGCGTTATATAATATTGTTTTTAAGTGCATTCATGATAATTTCTTTATATATAGTAGAGAAAAATTTAGTCATCGAAACTAAAGGCTACACTCAAAAATTACAAGCAGCAGAGACCAGCAGTCAAGCTTTTAAACTTACACAAAACTTTTTTATGTCTAAAGGTTACTTATGTAAAGGTGTCGGTGATGTGACTTGTACTGGCTTGGTAGGTTTATCAATGACAGAAATTACTACTGATTCTGGCGATTTATATTCTAAAAGGTCTTCTGTTAATCCAAATATCGCAGCGATATTTGTTAGCTGGTTGAATGAGTTAGATCTTAAAAAAGGTGATCTTGTTGCTGTTCAAGAAACTGGATCATACCCTGCTTTAGATATTGCTATGTTATCAGCAATTAAAACTTTAGAACTTAAGCCTTTAATTATATTTTCAGCTGGTTCTTCCCAATATGGGGCTAATAGGCCTAATTTTACATGGTTAGATATCTATCATAATTTGGTAGAAAAAGGTATGTTTGATTATCCAATTTTAGGAGCAACATTAGGGGGCTCTAGAGATAATGGTTATGGTATGACTCCTTCAGCGATTTTAAAATTAAATGACGCAATCAAGAGAAATGGTTATGAAACTATCAATGTCCCATATAAAGATGCCACGAATACTTCTGTAGAAACGCGTTTGAAAATGTATAAAGAAGCTGCTGGTGATGAAAAAATTAAAGCATATATAAATGTTGGCGGTAATATGGCGTCTATAGGACTTAAACAAATTAAGCCAGAATCAGAAAAAGAAGATAAAGATAATAAAGAAAAATCTGCAAACACTAAATCTAATGAACAAGAAGATAGGTTTGTTAAGTTACATAGTTTTCCTTCTGGTGTAGTGAAAGATTTGCCTACTGAATATAAAAATATTAATTCTGTTGCAGTAAATTTCTTAAAAGAAGGTATTCCAGTAGTTAACATAAGAGATATAAACTCATCTATTATTAAAAAGTATGGATTAGCATATAACCCAATAGGAGTTATTCCTCCGGGGCAAGGGGCAGCTTTTTCACAAAAAAATTATAACTCGACTCTAGCAATTATTTTATTGATAATAGACATAAGTTTAGTTGTTGGGATGGCTATAATTTCAAGAAAATATTTAATTTCTTATAAAACAAAGTAG
- a CDS encoding RelA/SpoT family protein, whose amino-acid sequence MFCFYELNRLISKYLPDLERLKIAEAFIFGADAHETQVRSSGEPYFTHPVAVACILAEVRMDVDTIIAALLHDVVEDTEHTHQEIQELFGSKVSQLVEGVTKLTQIRHKNIAEQQAENFRKMLLSVTKDVRVIFIKLADRLHNMRTLAPLKPEKKRRISQETLDVFAPIAHRLGINTLKEQLETLAFQGMYPYRYHILDEKVKKVEKNKEKVFYQVKETLVDKLGELASKDSIKARKKTIYSIYNKMRKKGISFEEIMDMYAYKVIVPSRIDCYVALGKIHELYKPIPQRFKDYIATPKANGYRSLHTVVLGPYNIPLEIQIKTLQMDRQAEYGIAAHWSYKIGEKTDKAIQRWLKKISDINVYTASSVEFLENVKTDMFNNDVFVFTPQGEIVELPQNSTCIDFAYYIHTDVGNKCVAARVNRKVVSLNYRLKQGDNIEIVTSAVADPNPAWLDFVETGRAKSAIKDFLKQQYKNVNYITGKEFVESKLQEHNIDIKSIPNGIINGALFNYEGIETVNRFYLDTGLGLIDPTNFIEFIAKYVDDIQHSYSKSSASKVQIRYGDDQRIAECCLPLPGDEIKAIVTQDNIEVHRSSCNELYNILKREGIKQIQAEWSVNNDDEPSFRARIAVTLKNIPGAVAKLTTTLAREGIDIRSLDMMSIDNKQAKLSAIVVVRNRRELYLLLRLTRKLDVTINVERILNK is encoded by the coding sequence ATGTTTTGTTTTTATGAACTTAATAGGCTTATCTCTAAGTATCTTCCTGACCTAGAACGTTTAAAAATAGCAGAAGCTTTTATTTTTGGGGCAGATGCTCATGAGACTCAAGTACGTAGTTCTGGAGAGCCATATTTTACTCATCCTGTTGCAGTAGCTTGTATTTTAGCAGAAGTAAGAATGGATGTTGACACTATTATAGCAGCGCTACTTCATGATGTTGTTGAAGATACAGAGCATACGCATCAGGAAATACAAGAGCTTTTTGGCTCTAAGGTATCACAACTTGTTGAAGGAGTTACTAAATTAACCCAAATTAGACATAAAAATATAGCAGAACAACAGGCAGAAAATTTTCGGAAAATGCTTTTATCTGTAACAAAAGATGTCCGAGTTATATTTATTAAATTAGCTGATAGATTGCATAATATGCGTACCTTGGCACCACTTAAGCCAGAAAAGAAAAGAAGGATTTCACAAGAAACTTTAGACGTGTTTGCTCCTATCGCTCATAGGTTAGGTATTAATACTCTTAAAGAACAATTAGAGACTCTTGCTTTTCAGGGAATGTACCCTTATAGATACCACATTTTAGATGAAAAAGTTAAAAAGGTAGAAAAAAATAAAGAAAAAGTATTTTATCAAGTTAAAGAAACTTTGGTAGATAAGTTAGGGGAGTTGGCATCTAAAGATAGCATAAAAGCACGTAAGAAAACAATTTATAGTATATATAATAAGATGCGTAAAAAAGGTATTTCTTTTGAGGAAATAATGGATATGTATGCTTATAAAGTGATAGTTCCTAGTCGTATTGACTGCTATGTAGCTTTAGGAAAAATTCATGAACTGTATAAGCCGATACCACAACGCTTTAAAGACTATATAGCAACCCCTAAGGCTAATGGTTATAGATCATTACATACTGTTGTCTTAGGACCTTATAATATACCGTTAGAAATACAGATTAAAACACTACAGATGGATCGACAAGCAGAATATGGTATAGCAGCTCATTGGAGCTATAAGATAGGCGAAAAAACTGATAAAGCTATACAAAGGTGGCTCAAGAAAATATCAGATATTAACGTTTATACAGCCAGCTCTGTAGAATTTTTAGAAAATGTTAAAACAGATATGTTTAATAATGATGTTTTTGTTTTTACTCCGCAAGGAGAGATAGTTGAATTACCCCAGAATTCTACATGTATAGATTTTGCTTATTATATTCACACGGATGTAGGTAATAAATGTGTAGCTGCGAGAGTTAATAGAAAAGTAGTATCTCTTAATTACCGTCTAAAACAAGGAGATAACATAGAAATTGTAACTTCAGCAGTAGCTGACCCTAATCCCGCTTGGTTGGATTTTGTTGAAACTGGTAGAGCTAAATCAGCAATTAAAGATTTTCTAAAACAGCAATATAAGAATGTTAATTACATTACAGGTAAGGAGTTTGTTGAGAGCAAATTACAAGAACATAATATTGACATTAAAAGTATTCCTAATGGAATTATTAATGGCGCTTTATTTAATTATGAGGGTATAGAAACTGTAAATAGATTTTACCTGGATACTGGCTTAGGGTTAATAGATCCTACTAATTTTATTGAGTTTATAGCTAAGTATGTAGATGATATTCAACATTCGTATAGTAAATCCTCAGCATCAAAAGTGCAAATCAGATACGGAGATGACCAGCGTATAGCTGAGTGTTGTTTGCCTCTGCCTGGTGATGAAATAAAAGCAATAGTAACACAAGATAATATAGAGGTTCATAGAAGTAGCTGTAATGAATTATATAATATACTTAAAAGGGAGGGCATTAAACAGATACAAGCAGAATGGTCTGTAAATAATGATGATGAGCCTAGTTTTAGAGCTAGGATTGCTGTAACCTTAAAAAATATTCCTGGAGCAGTTGCTAAACTTACCACGACTTTAGCCAGAGAAGGCATAGATATTCGTAGTCTTGACATGATGTCTATTGATAATAAACAAGCTAAGCTTTCAGCTATAGTGGTAGTGCGTAATAGAAGAGAGCTTTATTTATTACTACGTTTAACTAGAAAATTAGATGTGACAATAAATGTAGAAAGAATACTGAATAAGTAA
- the recR gene encoding recombination mediator RecR, whose protein sequence is MNNKIFSPKITAVIESLRKLPTIGKKTSQRLALHLLSKSPETAIDIAKSLIEATQSITNCKYCQALTENEICEICSDSKRDNSKLCIVENLLDLVAIEDANTFKGKYFILNGRISPLDGIGPKELKLDLLEKIIASRNINEIILAISPTVEGETTAHFISQIIGKNIIISRIGFGVPFGSELEYLDQQTLLHAFNARTNL, encoded by the coding sequence ATGAACAATAAAATATTCTCTCCAAAAATTACAGCTGTTATTGAGTCTTTAAGAAAGCTTCCTACTATTGGTAAAAAAACCTCACAAAGACTGGCTTTACATTTATTAAGTAAATCGCCTGAAACAGCTATTGACATAGCTAAATCTCTTATAGAGGCTACCCAAAGTATTACTAACTGTAAATACTGTCAAGCTCTAACTGAAAATGAAATATGTGAAATATGTAGTGACTCTAAACGTGATAACTCTAAACTATGTATAGTAGAAAACTTGCTAGATCTCGTTGCCATAGAAGATGCTAATACTTTTAAAGGAAAATATTTTATCTTAAATGGAAGAATTTCTCCCCTAGATGGTATAGGACCTAAAGAGTTAAAACTAGATTTATTAGAAAAGATTATAGCATCAAGAAATATAAATGAAATTATACTAGCAATTAGCCCTACAGTTGAGGGGGAAACTACTGCTCATTTCATATCACAGATTATAGGTAAAAATATAATAATTTCTAGAATTGGATTTGGGGTGCCATTTGGTAGTGAGCTTGAATACCTAGACCAACAAACTCTATTACATGCTTTTAATGCCAGAACTAATCTCTAA
- a CDS encoding YbaB/EbfC family nucleoid-associated protein, with product MNFDMSKLMQQAQKMQEQMKKAQQERENIEVTGEAGAGLVKVVMTGKHDVKSVNIDQSLLNEDKEMLEDLIAAAVNSAVKKVEVNSSTDLQKMAQDAGINLPDGMKFPF from the coding sequence ATGAATTTTGATATGTCTAAATTAATGCAACAAGCACAAAAAATGCAGGAGCAAATGAAAAAAGCTCAACAAGAACGTGAAAACATAGAAGTAACAGGAGAAGCAGGGGCTGGATTAGTAAAAGTAGTTATGACTGGTAAACATGACGTTAAATCTGTAAATATAGATCAAAGTCTTTTGAACGAAGATAAAGAAATGCTAGAAGATCTAATAGCAGCGGCTGTGAATAGTGCTGTTAAAAAAGTTGAGGTAAATTCTTCTACCGATCTACAGAAAATGGCTCAAGATGCTGGAATAAACCTACCTGATGGAATGAAATTTCCATTTTAA
- the pgsB gene encoding poly-gamma-glutamate synthase PgsB yields MDFWLIIGVFLVLSIYLTVENIIHNISVRSIPIRIHVNGTRGKSSVARLIAAGVRAGGHRTVAKTTGTLARYINVDGSETPVFRIGFSNIAEQVKIMFKAKRAKADAIVIECMALQPLLQSLCELKLVKATHGVLTNARPDHLDVMGPTERDVAKALAGAVPVKAKYFTAEDVHVDFFKYACKDRGSELIVATATDAEKITDEEINKFVYSEFKINVALALKVTDDLGIPREVALKGMWEATPDPGAMTEYNFDIKGSEMNFANAFAANDPVSTKMLWDKLYSKYENCDKKVLVVNCREDREDRSKQIAEAILDWQVPNLVVLIGTGTEVFTSFYKKYAKSLNKKRSQVIICEDKQPLEILEKVHETQEANSYILVGVGNIKDIGMSLVDFCDKSHKEKHGL; encoded by the coding sequence TTGGACTTTTGGCTGATTATAGGAGTTTTTCTTGTTCTAAGTATTTATCTAACAGTAGAAAACATTATCCATAATATAAGTGTTAGGAGTATCCCGATACGTATTCATGTGAATGGTACTAGGGGTAAATCAAGCGTTGCTAGATTAATAGCAGCTGGGGTGCGTGCTGGAGGCCATAGGACTGTTGCGAAAACTACAGGAACTTTAGCTAGGTACATAAATGTTGATGGTTCAGAAACTCCAGTTTTTAGAATAGGTTTTAGTAATATAGCTGAGCAAGTAAAAATAATGTTTAAAGCAAAAAGAGCTAAAGCTGATGCTATAGTTATAGAATGTATGGCACTTCAACCATTATTACAATCTTTATGTGAGCTAAAATTAGTTAAAGCTACACATGGCGTACTTACTAATGCTAGACCTGATCATTTAGATGTGATGGGTCCAACAGAAAGAGATGTTGCAAAAGCTTTAGCTGGGGCAGTTCCTGTAAAGGCAAAATATTTCACAGCTGAAGATGTGCATGTTGATTTTTTCAAATATGCATGTAAAGATAGGGGAAGTGAACTTATAGTTGCTACTGCTACTGATGCTGAGAAAATAACAGATGAAGAAATTAATAAGTTTGTATATTCTGAGTTTAAAATTAACGTAGCTTTGGCATTAAAAGTGACAGATGATTTGGGGATACCAAGAGAAGTAGCTTTAAAAGGTATGTGGGAAGCAACCCCTGATCCTGGAGCTATGACAGAGTATAATTTTGATATTAAAGGCTCTGAAATGAATTTTGCTAATGCTTTTGCTGCAAATGATCCAGTTTCAACTAAAATGCTTTGGGATAAGCTTTATAGTAAGTATGAGAATTGTGATAAAAAAGTTTTAGTTGTCAACTGCCGAGAGGATAGAGAGGATAGGTCTAAACAGATAGCAGAAGCTATACTTGATTGGCAAGTTCCAAACTTGGTTGTTCTTATTGGAACAGGTACAGAAGTTTTCACTTCTTTCTATAAAAAATATGCAAAATCACTTAATAAAAAGAGATCTCAAGTTATCATTTGTGAAGACAAGCAACCTCTTGAAATTCTTGAAAAAGTACACGAAACTCAAGAAGCTAACTCATACATACTTGTTGGAGTTGGTAATATTAAAGATATCGGAATGAGTTTAGTAGATTTTTGTGATAAAAGTCATAAAGAGAAGCATGGTTTATAA
- a CDS encoding DMT family transporter: MILVLFCNRFILLGFKSLKFFGIFVGVLSGVLWGLNDVYINIFSIKIGILSTGLLTIIFSLLLAAVQDTSSCLAIFGYHYFSSPKIFFTRIKSLKKIFWLLCLAAIFAGPLGMVAGIVGISYAGPIYAGVVTSCYPIVALVLAIFFLKEKPTNLKILGIVLSVLAVIFISIAGGRHGGGKTLIGIMFALCAMLGWGLESILFSLALKKATEGHSSFLLATRQFCSAISYLVCLIFICIFFPLEFLKVVENFFMIKILIICVMSAMASYIAYYYAIKRIGASLGTTFNATFIFWAGVFSIIFHLEKVTVNFIIWGIVLIIGIYFATKGTIKNFKLAH, translated from the coding sequence ATGATTCTAGTTTTATTTTGTAATAGATTTATTTTGTTAGGTTTTAAGTCTTTAAAATTTTTTGGTATATTTGTGGGAGTCTTATCAGGCGTGCTGTGGGGCCTTAATGATGTATATATCAATATTTTTAGTATTAAAATAGGAATCCTATCAACAGGATTGTTAACTATAATTTTTTCTTTACTCTTAGCTGCTGTGCAAGATACTTCATCTTGTTTGGCTATATTTGGATACCATTATTTTAGTTCTCCCAAAATTTTTTTCACTAGAATTAAATCTTTAAAAAAAATCTTCTGGTTACTGTGTCTAGCGGCTATTTTCGCTGGACCTCTAGGAATGGTTGCTGGTATAGTTGGTATATCATATGCTGGGCCTATTTACGCTGGTGTTGTCACTTCATGTTACCCGATAGTAGCTCTTGTTTTAGCAATATTTTTTCTAAAAGAAAAACCAACAAACTTAAAAATACTTGGCATAGTGCTATCAGTCTTGGCTGTTATATTCATATCAATTGCTGGCGGGCGTCATGGAGGTGGTAAGACACTAATTGGCATTATGTTTGCTCTTTGTGCAATGCTTGGGTGGGGGCTAGAATCAATTTTATTTTCATTGGCCTTAAAAAAGGCTACTGAAGGTCATAGTTCATTTTTATTAGCTACAAGACAGTTTTGTTCAGCAATATCTTATTTGGTTTGCTTAATCTTTATTTGTATATTTTTTCCTTTAGAATTTTTAAAGGTGGTGGAAAACTTTTTCATGATAAAAATACTTATCATATGTGTGATGTCTGCTATGGCATCATATATCGCTTATTATTATGCTATAAAGCGTATAGGAGCAAGTCTAGGAACTACTTTTAATGCTACATTTATTTTTTGGGCAGGTGTTTTTAGTATAATTTTTCACCTTGAGAAAGTAACTGTGAACTTTATTATTTGGGGTATTGTGCTTATTATAGGTATTTATTTTGCGACTAAAGGGACTATCAAAAATTTTAAATTAGCTCATTAG
- a CDS encoding MazG nucleotide pyrophosphohydrolase domain-containing protein has protein sequence MSIKKAQESVSNLFSDITHPRLASFIALTEEIGELANEIMKKEIYEETNDFTKIKDEITDVFVSLLEVANLYNIDLETAFNEKIENLKPRVKKWNKAKNILSKKREKLD, from the coding sequence ATGTCCATTAAAAAAGCCCAAGAAAGCGTTTCTAACCTTTTTAGTGATATTACCCACCCTCGTCTTGCTAGTTTTATTGCTCTAACAGAAGAAATAGGTGAACTTGCTAATGAAATAATGAAAAAAGAAATTTATGAAGAAACTAACGATTTTACAAAGATTAAAGATGAAATAACTGACGTGTTTGTCAGCTTATTAGAAGTTGCTAATTTATATAACATTGATCTTGAAACAGCTTTTAATGAAAAAATAGAAAACCTAAAACCTCGCGTAAAAAAATGGAACAAAGCAAAAAATATTCTAAGCAAAAAAAGAGAAAAGCTCGACTAA
- the gcvH gene encoding glycine cleavage system protein GcvH, whose product MSKINKNCLYTQTNEWVQVKDNIVKVGIDDYSQNEFGEIVYVDLPKLGHVYDKGEEICVIESVKTASDIYSPLSGKVLKINEKLVDNPKLINQYCYDEGWIFELELSDLEEISQLLKPSEYEKYISE is encoded by the coding sequence ATGTCTAAAATAAATAAAAATTGTTTATATACCCAAACAAATGAGTGGGTTCAAGTAAAAGACAACATTGTAAAGGTAGGTATAGATGATTACTCTCAAAATGAATTTGGAGAGATAGTTTATGTTGACTTGCCTAAACTTGGTCATGTTTATGATAAAGGTGAGGAAATTTGTGTTATTGAATCTGTTAAGACAGCTTCGGATATCTACTCTCCATTATCAGGCAAGGTGTTGAAAATCAATGAAAAACTAGTTGATAATCCTAAATTAATAAATCAGTATTGTTATGATGAGGGATGGATATTTGAGTTAGAACTTAGTGATCTTGAAGAAATTAGCCAACTTCTTAAGCCAAGTGAGTATGAAAAATACATTTCAGAATAA